The following proteins are co-located in the Chryseobacterium daecheongense genome:
- a CDS encoding penicillin-binding transpeptidase domain-containing protein: MNTRYLKIFAVVAVIALIFVARLAYLQLFTDRYALNAANTSIKIEYVIPQRGVIFDRNGKIMVGNQPAYEISFTQALMKPDFDTLGFCNLMKISKSDFINKINTIKKEKYYSKLTPMTFIKDLSREDIARVQEIIFKYPAFSIVSRPQRQYEVSTSGNLLGYTSEVNERDIKKDSLYYLPGDFIGKTGVEKSYEKELRGVKGMKYIQKDIRLRNIGSYKNGALDKDVITGKDITLTIDYDLQRMAEEMMVNKHGAIVALDPNNGEVLVSATGPDIDPNLFTGPMKSKNLYALSKDTIYENKPTFDRSLQAGYPPGSTFKLLTALSAMQMGVMDENTIFPCGGGFNYRGLRIKGHGGAEPLIPSIQVSSNCYFSYAFLAIVNKYPGNPSKGVDEWKAIMSSFGVGEFLNNDFAVGARGRIPSGAFYEKRMASILKASGSKKDSKNWDPLATGAVFNGMGQGDVMVTPLQLANYVAAIANRGWYYTPHIVKSIDGKPNPDPRFKKKHKTLVDPKHFEPVLKGMEAVVLRGTARGLKSNDFTQLAKTGTAQVPQGKDNSIFVLIAPADKPKIVVVAVMEHAGFGATWAGPASTVIAEKYITGDLKRENLYKKMTSASFMPEYKRQWIVDLKRKGLYKDPKQDSVKLKKIQDSLDFIKKQKEKLQKQIDAETQTKKDKKQ, translated from the coding sequence TTGAACACACGTTATTTAAAAATCTTTGCCGTTGTTGCTGTTATTGCCCTTATTTTTGTGGCAAGGCTTGCATATTTGCAGTTGTTTACGGACAGGTATGCGCTAAACGCGGCTAACACATCTATCAAAATAGAATATGTGATCCCGCAAAGGGGTGTTATTTTTGACCGGAATGGAAAAATCATGGTAGGTAACCAGCCGGCTTATGAGATATCTTTCACTCAGGCTTTAATGAAACCTGATTTTGATACTTTGGGATTTTGTAATTTAATGAAGATAAGCAAATCCGACTTCATTAATAAAATCAATACAATCAAGAAAGAAAAATATTATTCTAAGCTCACTCCGATGACTTTTATCAAAGATCTGAGCAGAGAAGATATTGCGAGGGTTCAGGAAATCATCTTTAAATATCCTGCATTCAGTATCGTTTCCAGACCTCAGCGTCAATATGAGGTCTCCACTTCCGGAAATTTATTAGGGTATACAAGTGAGGTTAATGAAAGGGATATAAAAAAGGATTCTCTTTATTACCTGCCGGGAGATTTCATTGGAAAAACAGGAGTTGAAAAATCATACGAAAAAGAACTTCGTGGGGTAAAAGGGATGAAATACATCCAGAAGGATATCAGACTTCGAAACATTGGTTCATACAAAAACGGAGCATTAGATAAGGATGTAATTACAGGAAAAGATATTACTCTGACCATTGATTATGATCTTCAGAGAATGGCGGAGGAAATGATGGTGAATAAACATGGTGCCATCGTTGCCTTAGATCCTAATAACGGGGAGGTTTTAGTGTCGGCGACAGGTCCGGATATTGATCCTAATCTTTTCACAGGGCCTATGAAATCCAAAAATTTATACGCTTTATCTAAAGATACGATTTACGAAAATAAGCCAACATTTGACAGGTCTCTGCAGGCAGGGTATCCTCCTGGTTCCACTTTTAAACTACTTACGGCATTATCTGCTATGCAAATGGGAGTAATGGATGAAAACACGATTTTCCCTTGTGGGGGCGGATTCAATTACAGAGGATTACGAATCAAGGGGCACGGTGGAGCGGAACCTTTAATTCCTTCCATACAGGTTTCAAGTAACTGTTATTTTTCTTATGCATTTTTAGCGATTGTTAATAAATATCCGGGAAATCCATCTAAAGGTGTTGACGAGTGGAAAGCTATTATGAGCAGCTTTGGGGTTGGAGAATTTTTAAACAATGATTTTGCCGTTGGTGCAAGAGGAAGAATTCCTTCTGGAGCATTTTATGAAAAAAGAATGGCATCCATCCTTAAAGCAAGTGGTTCTAAAAAAGACAGTAAAAACTGGGATCCTTTGGCTACAGGTGCTGTTTTCAACGGAATGGGACAGGGGGACGTAATGGTTACTCCTTTGCAGCTTGCCAATTACGTGGCAGCTATTGCCAATAGGGGATGGTATTATACTCCGCATATTGTAAAATCAATTGACGGAAAGCCTAATCCGGATCCGAGATTTAAGAAAAAGCATAAAACTCTGGTTGATCCTAAACACTTTGAGCCTGTTCTTAAAGGAATGGAAGCAGTGGTATTAAGAGGTACGGCAAGAGGATTGAAATCAAATGATTTTACTCAGCTGGCCAAGACAGGGACTGCTCAGGTTCCTCAGGGTAAAGATAATTCCATATTTGTTTTGATTGCACCGGCGGATAAGCCAAAAATTGTAGTAGTTGCTGTAATGGAGCATGCAGGATTCGGTGCTACATGGGCAGGACCAGCAAGTACGGTGATCGCGGAGAAATATATTACAGGAGATCTGAAAAGAGAAAATCTTTACAAAAAGATGACATCTGCCAGCTTTATGCCTGAATATAAAAGACAGTGGATCGTCGATTTAAAACGTAAAGGTTTATACAAAGATCCGAAACAGGATTCTGTAAAACTAAAAAAAATACAGGACAGCCTGGATTTTATAAAGAAACAGAAAGAAAAATTACAGAAACAGATAGACGCAGAAACTCAAACTAAAAAAGATAAAAAGCAATGA
- a CDS encoding efflux RND transporter permease subunit, producing the protein MNLIRFALRKPITILVIVAGLFFFGIRSANSIKVDIFPKLDLPVIYVSHPFSGYTPQQMEAFFAKQYINIFLFVNGIKSIETKNIQGLTLMKINFYPGTNMAQAAAELNSFSTRIQAAFPPGSNPPFIIRFDASTLPVGQLVLSSDKRNNNELLDLANVYVRSTFTSIPGIVSSPPFGGNIRTVVINANPDLLRQHNLTPDQLVEALRLNNQTAPSGNVRIGDKYYITPTNTMIKNVKDFGNIPLYKGGVQNLYLKDVATVTDGADMTSGYALVNGRRSVYLSIAKSADASTWDVVQNLKKQLPQIQSNLPDDVKVSFEFDQSTYVINSVKSLMSEGTIGALLTGLMVILFLGDIRGAIIVILTIPISIISAVLFLNLFGQTINIMTLSGLALAIGILVDESTVTIENIHQHLDMGKPKALAIWDACKEIAFPKLLILFCILAVFAPAFTMEGIPGSLFLPLALAIGFSMIISYFLAQTFVPVMANWIMKVKHHKAKDGHTMTEAEELDAAGLSDEADTWSQKEILLQNIDSNRDGKVSLFEKVRFRYLKFLDRIMPFRKIIVSAYILVTMGLVALFLNSIGRDVLPQVNGSQFQVRMRIPDGTRIETTELQTLKLLDGIKDIVGKDNISITSAYVGTHPNLFSVSPIYLWMAGSHETVLQVGLHEGFHANLDDLKDKIREKAKSINPNMKLSFEPIELTEKILSQGSPTPIEVRLSGRSKELNETYAKKIAEELKKIPYLRDVQIGQSIKYPSIDINVDRIRAAQLGVDMTDISRSLVASTSSSRYTEKNIWTDEKAGYSYNVQVQIPENKMNSKAQIAGIPLLKNSNRPNLGDVATIKDSYTYGETDNLGAMPMLTVTANLNHTDLGKASKDVQKVINNLGELPRGLNVGLIGLSQTLNDTLSSLQSSLIIAILVIFLMLAANFQSFKVSGVVLVTVPAVLLGSLALLIIAGSTLNLQSYMGIIMSVGVSISNAVLLITNAEQLRKHNGDALLSAREAAALRIRPIVMTALAMVVGMVPMALGLGEAGDQVSPLGRAVIGGLIASTFAALFILPLAFAWGQGKTSTQSVSLDPEDEESIHFIPELLK; encoded by the coding sequence ATGAACTTAATAAGATTTGCATTAAGAAAACCCATTACGATTCTGGTGATTGTAGCCGGACTGTTTTTCTTTGGAATACGGTCCGCCAATTCGATCAAAGTCGACATCTTTCCTAAACTGGATTTACCGGTTATTTACGTTTCCCACCCCTTCAGCGGATATACTCCACAACAAATGGAAGCTTTTTTCGCTAAACAGTACATCAATATTTTCCTTTTCGTAAACGGGATCAAAAGTATTGAAACTAAAAACATTCAGGGATTGACACTGATGAAAATCAATTTTTATCCGGGAACCAATATGGCCCAGGCCGCTGCTGAACTCAACTCTTTTTCCACAAGGATCCAGGCAGCATTTCCTCCGGGATCCAACCCTCCGTTCATTATCCGTTTTGATGCGTCTACCCTTCCCGTGGGGCAGCTTGTTTTGAGCAGTGATAAAAGAAATAACAATGAGCTTCTTGATTTAGCCAACGTATATGTTCGCTCCACATTTACTTCCATTCCCGGAATTGTTTCTTCTCCCCCTTTTGGAGGAAATATACGGACTGTGGTAATCAATGCCAACCCGGATTTACTCCGCCAGCATAATTTAACTCCTGATCAACTTGTAGAAGCATTACGTCTTAATAACCAGACTGCACCTTCAGGGAATGTACGCATCGGGGATAAATATTATATTACTCCAACCAATACGATGATCAAAAACGTAAAAGATTTTGGAAACATTCCTTTATATAAAGGAGGAGTACAAAACCTTTATTTAAAAGATGTAGCAACGGTAACCGACGGAGCAGACATGACCTCCGGGTACGCATTGGTTAATGGACGCCGTTCAGTTTACCTGAGTATTGCCAAAAGTGCTGATGCCTCAACCTGGGATGTTGTCCAAAATCTTAAGAAACAACTTCCCCAGATCCAGTCTAATCTTCCCGACGATGTTAAGGTAAGCTTTGAATTTGACCAATCGACATATGTTATCAATTCCGTTAAAAGCTTGATGAGTGAAGGAACAATAGGTGCCCTGCTGACAGGACTCATGGTTATTTTATTCCTTGGAGATATACGGGGTGCTATCATTGTAATTCTTACTATTCCTATTTCCATTATTTCAGCGGTACTGTTTCTTAATCTCTTCGGGCAGACCATTAATATTATGACCCTAAGTGGGCTTGCGCTGGCTATCGGAATCCTCGTTGATGAAAGTACCGTTACCATAGAGAATATACATCAGCATCTCGATATGGGAAAACCAAAAGCCTTAGCTATCTGGGATGCCTGTAAGGAAATTGCTTTTCCAAAACTCTTGATCTTGTTCTGTATTCTTGCTGTTTTTGCCCCGGCTTTTACAATGGAAGGAATTCCAGGCTCCCTGTTTCTGCCTTTGGCTTTGGCAATAGGATTCAGTATGATCATTTCTTATTTCCTTGCACAAACTTTTGTTCCTGTAATGGCCAACTGGATTATGAAAGTAAAGCACCACAAAGCGAAAGACGGCCATACCATGACCGAAGCAGAAGAACTTGATGCTGCGGGACTAAGTGATGAAGCAGACACCTGGAGCCAGAAAGAAATACTCCTGCAAAACATCGACAGCAACAGGGATGGTAAAGTAAGCCTATTTGAAAAGGTAAGATTTCGGTACCTTAAATTTCTTGACCGGATTATGCCCTTTAGGAAAATTATTGTCTCGGCTTATATTCTGGTAACGATGGGACTGGTCGCTCTCTTTCTCAACAGTATAGGAAGAGACGTACTACCTCAGGTAAATGGCTCCCAGTTTCAGGTAAGGATGCGTATCCCGGATGGAACGAGGATTGAAACTACAGAACTTCAAACACTGAAGCTGCTCGACGGCATTAAGGATATTGTCGGAAAAGATAACATTTCTATTACCTCAGCTTATGTTGGAACCCATCCGAATCTTTTTTCTGTAAGCCCGATATATCTTTGGATGGCAGGATCACATGAAACGGTATTACAAGTGGGATTACATGAAGGCTTCCATGCAAACCTGGATGATCTTAAAGATAAAATCAGAGAAAAGGCTAAAAGCATCAATCCGAATATGAAGCTTTCCTTTGAGCCCATAGAATTAACAGAAAAAATATTAAGCCAGGGATCTCCAACTCCGATTGAAGTAAGATTATCAGGCAGAAGCAAAGAGCTTAACGAAACTTATGCTAAAAAAATAGCAGAGGAACTTAAAAAAATACCCTACTTAAGAGATGTCCAAATCGGGCAATCGATTAAATACCCTTCGATTGACATCAACGTAGACAGGATCAGAGCAGCCCAACTGGGAGTAGACATGACCGACATTTCACGTTCATTGGTTGCTTCTACCTCTTCATCCCGATACACCGAAAAAAACATCTGGACTGACGAAAAAGCAGGATATAGCTATAACGTACAGGTACAGATCCCTGAAAATAAAATGAATAGCAAAGCTCAGATTGCAGGAATCCCTCTGCTGAAAAACTCTAACAGACCTAATTTAGGGGATGTGGCAACTATAAAAGACAGCTACACGTACGGGGAAACAGATAACCTCGGTGCAATGCCAATGCTTACAGTAACGGCCAATTTAAATCACACTGATTTAGGAAAAGCATCAAAAGATGTCCAGAAGGTGATTAACAACCTTGGAGAATTACCGAGAGGTCTGAATGTCGGGTTAATTGGTCTAAGCCAGACTCTCAACGATACCCTGAGCAGTTTACAAAGCAGCCTGATCATTGCCATTCTCGTAATCTTTCTGATGCTTGCTGCCAATTTCCAGTCGTTTAAAGTATCCGGAGTCGTATTGGTAACTGTCCCTGCGGTATTATTAGGCTCTCTTGCATTGCTTATTATTGCGGGTTCAACGCTTAATCTTCAATCCTATATGGGAATTATCATGTCCGTAGGGGTATCTATTTCCAATGCCGTGCTATTGATAACGAATGCAGAGCAACTGAGAAAACATAATGGAGATGCTTTACTATCAGCAAGAGAAGCTGCGGCACTAAGGATCAGACCTATTGTAATGACCGCCTTAGCAATGGTCGTAGGAATGGTTCCTATGGCACTTGGATTAGGAGAAGCCGGAGATCAGGTCTCTCCGTTAGGACGTGCAGTAATCGGAGGATTAATTGCTTCTACATTTGCAGCATTGTTTATTCTTCCGTTGGCTTTTGCATGGGGACAGGGAAAAACTTCTACCCAAAGCGTATCACTTGACCCTGAGGATGAAGAAAGTATCCACTTTATACCAGAACTTTTAAAATAA
- a CDS encoding C40 family peptidase: MKKRVLFYLAAFVSTMSLQSCVTNYVVSKPATYTKEYKTDAKLASIDTRKMEQDKKQLINSFISEKAAVLSNAKNTLRNSEIAKAIKHNKTIDNILTEAETYLGTPYRYGGTTRNGIDCSAFVLSVFGAAAGLSLPRVAASQSQEGERVEKENLQKGDLIFFSHGRRISHVGIVESVSEDGEIKFIHAATSKGVMISSLNDSYWGPKFRFAKRVINEEGDVYNNLAATTASTATSF; the protein is encoded by the coding sequence ATGAAGAAAAGAGTTTTGTTTTATTTAGCTGCTTTCGTTTCTACGATGTCATTACAATCTTGTGTTACAAACTACGTAGTTTCAAAACCAGCAACTTACACTAAAGAATACAAAACAGATGCCAAACTAGCTTCTATAGATACCAGAAAAATGGAACAGGATAAGAAGCAATTAATCAATTCTTTTATCTCTGAGAAGGCAGCCGTTTTATCTAATGCAAAAAATACTTTAAGAAATTCTGAGATTGCCAAAGCAATCAAACACAATAAAACGATCGACAATATCCTAACCGAAGCTGAAACGTACCTAGGAACTCCTTACAGATATGGAGGAACAACAAGAAATGGTATAGATTGTTCAGCTTTTGTTCTTTCTGTATTCGGAGCAGCAGCAGGTCTTAGTTTACCTAGAGTTGCAGCATCTCAATCTCAGGAAGGGGAGAGAGTTGAAAAAGAAAACCTACAGAAAGGAGATTTGATTTTCTTTTCTCACGGTAGAAGAATCTCTCACGTTGGTATTGTAGAAAGTGTTTCTGAGGATGGGGAGATTAAATTTATTCATGCAGCTACTTCTAAAGGAGTTATGATTTCGTCACTTAATGATTCATATTGGGGACCGAAATTCAGATTTGCAAAGAGAGTGATTAATGAAGAAGGAGATGTTTATAATAACTTAGCTGCAACTACAGCATCAACAGCAACAAGTTTTTAA
- a CDS encoding TolC family protein: MLLRAFILSVSTIFLINKVSAQEVITLQSALETAVHNYGTIKAKESYRLSSQESVELAKRQYLPNLNLSVQQDFGTVNGQNGPLYGFGGYGVASSGLPLPEQNWNASFGALYLANVNWEFFSFGKAKQRIKVAQFKNQRDTRDLSDEIFQHKIKVAAAYLNVLAAKKLKLSYEKNLGRTDTIRRIVEVKEKNGLVPGVDLSLAKADYANAMITYTKAKDNEQEQENKLAQLMGIPPQEFRLDSTILKRIPTDLPSEKNLVLKDHPLLAFYKSRIDVSEEEKQLLRTQYYPSFSMVGIIQTRASGFGNGYAQNQNDYSMSYWDGIHPTRSNYLIGLGVSWNFTQTFRLSKEISAQDYVSQGLKHEYDLAEQQLKAQLDLSENKWNNALTVYDQVPAQLKSANDAYIQRSALYRNGLTDIVDLSQAIYALIRAETDRDIAISNVWNALLLKAAATGDFTVFESEL, from the coding sequence ATGCTTTTAAGAGCTTTTATTCTATCCGTCTCTACGATTTTTTTAATCAACAAAGTAAGCGCACAGGAAGTCATCACACTTCAATCCGCACTTGAAACAGCTGTTCACAATTACGGAACCATTAAAGCCAAAGAATCCTACCGTTTATCATCGCAGGAATCCGTAGAATTAGCCAAAAGGCAGTATTTGCCCAACCTCAACTTAAGTGTACAGCAGGATTTTGGAACTGTAAATGGACAGAACGGCCCTTTATATGGATTTGGTGGTTACGGAGTAGCCTCTTCCGGACTTCCTCTTCCTGAACAAAACTGGAATGCTTCATTCGGAGCCCTGTATCTTGCTAATGTCAATTGGGAGTTCTTTTCATTTGGAAAAGCAAAACAAAGAATAAAGGTGGCACAATTTAAAAACCAAAGAGATACCAGAGACCTTTCCGATGAAATATTTCAGCATAAAATAAAAGTCGCGGCAGCTTATCTGAATGTTCTGGCAGCGAAAAAGCTGAAATTATCCTATGAAAAGAATTTAGGAAGAACCGACACCATAAGAAGAATTGTTGAGGTTAAAGAAAAAAACGGGCTCGTTCCCGGGGTTGACCTTTCTCTTGCCAAAGCAGACTATGCCAACGCCATGATCACTTACACAAAGGCAAAAGACAATGAGCAGGAGCAGGAAAATAAACTTGCGCAGTTAATGGGTATTCCGCCCCAGGAATTTAGACTTGACAGTACCATTCTCAAAAGAATTCCAACAGATCTGCCATCAGAAAAAAACTTGGTTTTAAAAGACCATCCTCTTCTTGCATTTTATAAGAGCCGGATCGATGTAAGTGAAGAAGAAAAACAATTGCTCAGAACCCAATACTATCCATCATTTTCCATGGTTGGAATTATACAAACACGCGCCTCAGGATTCGGTAACGGATATGCTCAAAACCAAAATGACTATTCTATGTCTTATTGGGACGGAATCCACCCAACCAGAAGCAATTACCTGATCGGACTGGGAGTATCCTGGAATTTCACACAGACCTTCAGATTATCAAAAGAAATCAGCGCGCAGGACTATGTAAGCCAGGGGCTAAAGCATGAATATGATCTTGCAGAACAGCAGCTCAAGGCACAGCTTGATTTGTCTGAAAATAAATGGAACAATGCTCTTACCGTGTACGATCAGGTTCCGGCTCAATTAAAATCTGCAAATGATGCTTATATCCAGCGATCTGCATTATACAGAAACGGCCTCACAGATATTGTTGACCTATCCCAGGCCATATATGCACTGATAAGAGCAGAGACAGATAGGGACATCGCTATTAGCAACGTTTGGAACGCATTACTATTAAAAGCAGCCGCAACAGGTGATTTTACAGTTTTCGAAAGTGAACTGTAA
- a CDS encoding efflux RND transporter periplasmic adaptor subunit — translation MNRLYQYFIPAVVLLFSLQSCEQNKAEVKKTATPSAPEIEAINPKQGDFASSTTIPGELQPFQKVDVYAKISSFVKKLYVDVGNEVVAGQLLATLEAPELNAQQNAAASALKSKEAIYIASKAKYDRLKETSKTPGTISALDLEQALAAQRSDIAQLEAAKSSYREVMDVKNYLQIRAPFSGNIATRNVSAGAYVGPSGKGSELPLFSLVQQNKLRLVVNVPESYTGSLNKNGEIKFSVQSIPGETFTAKVSRFAGALDNRLRSQSVEMDVYNNDKKLLPGMVANVILPLSDNNKALSVPTSAVLNSTLGVFVIRVEKDIAHWVPVTAGISNSDTTTIIGEVSPNDVIIKSATEEIRDGQNIKVKLTK, via the coding sequence ATGAACCGTTTATATCAATATTTCATTCCGGCAGTTGTTCTATTATTCAGCTTGCAAAGCTGTGAACAAAACAAAGCGGAAGTAAAAAAGACCGCAACACCATCAGCACCTGAAATAGAAGCTATCAATCCTAAGCAGGGAGATTTCGCTTCATCCACCACTATTCCCGGGGAACTTCAGCCTTTCCAGAAAGTAGACGTATATGCCAAAATAAGCAGTTTTGTTAAAAAACTGTATGTAGATGTAGGAAATGAGGTTGTAGCAGGACAGTTGCTGGCCACACTGGAAGCTCCGGAATTGAATGCGCAGCAAAATGCTGCAGCGTCAGCATTAAAATCCAAAGAAGCAATATATATAGCCAGTAAAGCGAAATATGATCGTTTGAAAGAAACCAGTAAAACACCGGGAACCATATCTGCACTTGATCTGGAACAGGCACTTGCTGCCCAAAGATCTGACATAGCACAGCTTGAGGCCGCAAAATCCTCTTATCGAGAAGTCATGGATGTTAAAAACTACCTTCAGATCAGGGCTCCATTCAGTGGGAATATAGCAACCAGAAATGTAAGTGCAGGAGCCTATGTGGGACCTTCCGGGAAAGGATCCGAGCTTCCCCTTTTCAGTCTTGTTCAGCAAAACAAACTTCGTTTGGTAGTAAATGTTCCGGAATCTTACACAGGAAGCTTAAATAAGAATGGAGAGATAAAATTCTCTGTACAATCTATCCCGGGAGAAACCTTTACCGCTAAAGTATCCAGATTTGCAGGAGCATTGGATAACAGGCTGCGCTCTCAATCCGTGGAAATGGATGTTTACAATAATGATAAAAAATTATTGCCGGGAATGGTTGCCAATGTAATTCTTCCGTTAAGTGATAACAATAAAGCCCTATCTGTTCCTACATCAGCAGTATTAAACTCCACATTAGGTGTTTTCGTTATCAGAGTTGAAAAAGACATTGCCCATTGGGTTCCTGTTACTGCCGGAATTTCAAATAGTGATACGACAACCATTATTGGTGAAGTCAGCCCTAACGATGTGATTATCAAATCGGCAACGGAAGAAATCCGCGACGGACAGAATATAAAAGTAAAGCTCACAAAATAA
- the rodA gene encoding rod shape-determining protein RodA has product MKWTEGLDKLGLGLYFLLCIFAIANIYSVEPASGTRQAVWFGISVFVGLIIFFTRTKFFENMAGIIYIIGVLLLIGLFPFGKEVLGQKNWYKFGPLSLQPVEFAKLGTALMLANYVSGPDFNLSNRKSLLTSLAIVGIPAVVVLAIPDVGSLLVFVAFFIALYREGLSGLLFGIGFLFAAVFLVSLAVNPIYVVIAILVIAGILIAMNYYKMSWNVISISSIAGSIILLCGLAFATPYILEKLPKHQRERIEVLYKGEKAFRDTSGYNLLYSKTAIGSGGLLGKGYREGSVTQGKFVPEQSTDYIFCTVGEEWGFVGSAGLVLCYLLYIGRIYYLAEKQKSIFNRVFGYCFASILLMHFSINLGMVMGLFPTVGIPLPYFSYGGSSLLAFSTMTFIFFKLNYSDKNSLV; this is encoded by the coding sequence ATGAAATGGACAGAAGGATTAGATAAATTAGGCCTTGGTCTATATTTCCTGCTTTGCATTTTTGCGATAGCAAACATCTACAGTGTGGAACCGGCAAGTGGGACCAGACAAGCAGTTTGGTTTGGAATATCTGTTTTTGTAGGGCTCATTATCTTTTTTACCCGTACCAAGTTCTTTGAGAATATGGCAGGGATTATCTATATTATCGGAGTCTTATTACTGATCGGACTGTTTCCCTTTGGAAAAGAGGTTCTTGGGCAAAAGAACTGGTACAAATTCGGACCTTTAAGTTTGCAGCCGGTAGAGTTTGCAAAACTGGGAACAGCATTGATGCTGGCTAATTATGTCTCGGGTCCCGATTTTAATTTAAGTAATAGAAAATCTTTATTGACCTCTCTGGCGATCGTGGGAATTCCTGCAGTTGTTGTACTGGCAATTCCGGATGTTGGCTCACTGCTTGTTTTTGTAGCATTTTTCATTGCATTGTATAGAGAAGGATTAAGTGGATTATTATTCGGGATAGGATTTCTTTTTGCTGCTGTTTTTCTTGTTTCTCTTGCGGTGAATCCTATTTATGTAGTGATTGCTATCCTGGTCATTGCAGGAATTTTAATTGCAATGAACTATTATAAAATGTCCTGGAATGTTATATCCATTTCAAGTATTGCAGGCTCTATTATTCTGTTGTGCGGATTGGCATTTGCAACACCTTATATTTTAGAGAAATTACCTAAACACCAAAGGGAGAGGATAGAGGTTCTTTATAAAGGAGAAAAGGCATTCAGGGATACTTCAGGATATAACCTTCTTTATTCAAAAACAGCAATTGGCTCTGGCGGACTTTTAGGAAAAGGATATCGTGAGGGATCAGTAACCCAGGGTAAATTTGTACCTGAACAGAGTACGGATTATATTTTCTGTACCGTTGGTGAAGAATGGGGATTTGTAGGAAGTGCGGGACTTGTTTTGTGCTACTTATTGTATATTGGAAGGATCTATTACCTTGCAGAGAAGCAAAAGTCTATTTTTAACAGGGTTTTTGGTTACTGTTTTGCTTCCATCCTGTTAATGCACTTTTCGATCAATTTAGGGATGGTTATGGGACTTTTTCCGACCGTTGGGATCCCGTTACCTTATTTTAGTTATGGAGGAAGTTCTTTGCTGGCCTTCTCTACTATGACCTTCATCTTTTTTAAGCTCAACTATTCGGATAAAAACAGTCTGGTATAG
- a CDS encoding pentapeptide repeat-containing protein: protein MKEAYVIDQVFENGDFSQFQKGEYENCIFRNCHLEYMDLSFFSFNDCEFIGCNLSMAKLVSTAFREVLFKECKMFGLHFDECNEFGMSFRFEGCSLNNSVFYKTSIKKTLFKNSKLTEVDFAEADLSNSVFNNCDLSGAIFENSNLEKADFRTSFNYTIDPASNRLKKAKFSLSEVHGLLYRLDIDIDRNS, encoded by the coding sequence ATGAAAGAAGCATACGTTATTGATCAGGTTTTTGAAAATGGGGACTTTTCCCAATTTCAAAAAGGCGAATATGAAAATTGTATATTCCGGAACTGCCATCTTGAGTATATGGACCTTTCTTTTTTCAGTTTTAACGATTGTGAATTTATCGGATGTAATCTGAGTATGGCAAAGCTTGTTTCAACAGCATTTCGGGAAGTGTTGTTTAAAGAATGTAAGATGTTCGGGCTTCACTTTGATGAATGCAATGAGTTTGGAATGTCGTTCAGATTTGAAGGCTGTTCTTTAAACAATTCTGTTTTTTATAAAACATCGATCAAGAAAACTTTGTTTAAAAACTCAAAATTGACGGAAGTCGATTTTGCAGAGGCAGACTTATCGAATTCCGTATTTAATAATTGTGATCTTTCCGGGGCAATCTTCGAAAATTCCAACCTTGAAAAGGCTGATTTCAGAACATCTTTCAATTATACTATAGATCCTGCTTCCAACAGGCTGAAGAAGGCTAAATTTTCACTTTCGGAAGTGCATGGACTACTTTATCGCCTTGACATAGATATTGATCGAAATAGTTAG